The Streptomyces sp. JB150 genomic interval ACACCCCGGCACCCACCCCCGCGCACCCCGCTCGCGTCACGAGTTAGTTGCATCTTCTACGTATCTTCCGGGGACATGGACGGGGAGCGGTTTCAGGTCGTAACGTGCCATTCGCACCGGACCGCGGACAGGTGAAAGACAGAGCGAAGTGGCAGACGCCCGCGCGCAGGCGGCGCCGGTGAGGCGCAGAGGGAGTGCGGTGCTGGGGGACGACGCCGAGTTGACGGCAGCGGTGCTTGCGGCACAGGACGGGGACGAGACCGCGTTCCGTACTGTGTACCGCTCGGTGCACCCGCGGCTGCTCGGATACGTGCGGACGCTGGTCGGCGAACCCGACGCCGAGGACGTGGCGTCCGAGGCCTGGCTCCAGATAGCCCGGGACCTCGAACGGTTCAGCGGTGACGCGGACCGCTTCCGCGGCTGGGCCGCCCGCATAGCCCGCAACCGCGCCCTGGACCACATACGCATGCGCGGCCGCCGCCCCGCCATCGGCGGCGACGAGACGGAACTGACCGGCAAGCCCGCCGAGTCGGACACCGCCGGCGAGGCCATCGAGGCGCTGACCACCGACCGCACCCTCTCCCTGATCGCCCGGCTCCCGCAGGACCAGGCCGAGGCCGTCGTGCTGCGCGTGGTCGTCGGCCTGGACGCCAAGACCGCCGCCGAGACGCTCGGCAAGCGGGCCGGCGCG includes:
- a CDS encoding RNA polymerase sigma factor produces the protein MLGDDAELTAAVLAAQDGDETAFRTVYRSVHPRLLGYVRTLVGEPDAEDVASEAWLQIARDLERFSGDADRFRGWAARIARNRALDHIRMRGRRPAIGGDETELTGKPAESDTAGEAIEALTTDRTLSLIARLPQDQAEAVVLRVVVGLDAKTAAETLGKRAGAVRTAAHRGLKRLAELLGESGGDPESAGVLDAVPPPREPRRRAVTSASVTHTRPRTQKDM